Proteins co-encoded in one Spirosoma endbachense genomic window:
- a CDS encoding PAS domain-containing sensor histidine kinase, with amino-acid sequence MTGSDKPFDKKTLGERLDVHFALQAAGLGAWEMDPQTNHVQWDDRCRELFGLAKDHIVAYQQAVQHIHPEDIDQVNKAINWAMNPESDGFYDQTFRTLGADDGQLRWVRFQGRAYFSEAGKLSRFAGIAQEVTQPQPIPAHRQQRIYEAITASTPDLVYAFDLSYRFTYANQALLAMWGSTWEKAIGKGLLENGYEPWHAQMHEREIDQVVATKQPIRGEVAFPHATLGRRIYDYVFAPIVNEKGEVEAIAGTTRDITDRKRAEAALKVSEERFRSFVMASSDVVYTMSADWRQMNQLVGKTFLTDTQQPNRDWLLKYIPATDQAQVESAIEAAIAGKRVYELEHRVIQADGQIGWTFSRAVPILDEQGQILEWLGTASDVTEQVQALQQKEESLRQLLTLFEQSPVGLATLSADDELVFQWANTFYGELVARPNQDLVGKPLLEALPEIKGQGFDGILKEVIATGTPYIALEVAVNILRDGRLATIYVDLAYQPRKGTQSEVEGILVLATDVTQQVRSRKEIEASQQLLRDLVLSAPIGISILNAADLVIETVNDAFIEVAGKTYEQLIGQHYWVPFAEVAPYYADALSRVAQEGETFSINEVEMRLIRHGQEELIYVTFVYMPIKDTAGRVQKVAVWVLENTHQVTQRRKIEEQVQQRTEELAAANEELAATNEELAGSNEEYAAINEELEEANFLLNRSNDNLQQFAYVASHDLQEPLRKVQSFGDLLTQQYSDQLGEGVTYLERMQAAASRMSGLIKDLLAYSRISTQRDSRGPVSLASIVQTVLTDLDLVIEETGAQVEVSPLPTIDGDRSQLEQLFQNLLANALKFRQPEVTPRIQVKAGWLAADHLPIGIKPARKSIAYHRIEVIDNGVGFDEKYLDRIFQVFQRLHGKSQFAGSGIGLAICEKVVTNHGGAITASSQPGQGATFIVYLPV; translated from the coding sequence ATGACTGGCTCCGATAAGCCTTTTGACAAGAAGACGCTTGGTGAGCGTCTGGATGTACATTTCGCCCTACAAGCGGCCGGGCTAGGGGCTTGGGAAATGGACCCCCAAACCAACCACGTCCAATGGGATGACCGCTGCCGCGAGCTGTTCGGTCTGGCCAAAGACCATATAGTGGCCTATCAACAGGCCGTTCAGCATATCCATCCCGAGGATATTGACCAAGTTAATAAGGCTATAAACTGGGCGATGAACCCTGAGTCAGATGGATTCTATGATCAGACTTTCCGCACCCTGGGAGCCGATGATGGCCAACTGCGCTGGGTACGCTTTCAGGGACGCGCCTATTTTAGCGAGGCCGGTAAGTTGTCCCGATTCGCCGGCATCGCTCAGGAGGTTACTCAGCCCCAGCCGATACCAGCCCACCGCCAGCAGCGAATCTACGAAGCCATTACGGCCAGCACACCCGACCTGGTCTATGCTTTTGATCTGAGCTATCGGTTCACTTATGCTAATCAGGCATTATTAGCGATGTGGGGCAGTACCTGGGAAAAAGCCATTGGCAAAGGGCTACTGGAAAACGGCTATGAACCCTGGCATGCTCAGATGCACGAACGGGAAATCGACCAGGTAGTAGCCACGAAACAACCAATCCGGGGTGAGGTAGCCTTCCCTCACGCCACGTTGGGCAGACGCATTTACGACTACGTATTTGCCCCTATAGTTAATGAGAAAGGGGAAGTCGAGGCCATCGCCGGCACGACCCGGGACATTACCGATCGGAAGCGGGCCGAAGCCGCTTTAAAGGTCAGTGAAGAACGTTTCCGTTCGTTCGTGATGGCGAGTTCAGACGTGGTCTATACCATGAGCGCCGACTGGCGGCAAATGAATCAATTGGTAGGCAAAACGTTTTTGACCGATACCCAACAGCCCAACCGCGACTGGCTGCTGAAATATATCCCGGCAACAGATCAGGCACAGGTAGAAAGCGCCATCGAAGCGGCCATTGCGGGCAAGCGGGTGTACGAGCTGGAGCATCGGGTGATTCAGGCCGATGGTCAGATTGGCTGGACTTTCTCGCGGGCCGTACCCATTCTGGATGAGCAGGGCCAGATTCTGGAATGGTTGGGTACTGCCAGTGACGTAACTGAGCAGGTGCAGGCGCTGCAACAAAAAGAAGAAAGCCTGCGTCAGCTGCTAACTTTATTCGAGCAGTCACCGGTGGGCTTAGCCACCCTCAGCGCTGATGACGAACTGGTTTTTCAGTGGGCCAATACGTTTTACGGGGAGTTGGTGGCTCGTCCGAACCAAGACCTTGTGGGCAAACCATTACTGGAAGCATTGCCCGAAATCAAAGGCCAGGGCTTCGATGGTATACTGAAAGAGGTCATTGCAACGGGAACGCCGTATATTGCCCTTGAGGTAGCGGTGAATATCCTTCGGGATGGCCGGCTGGCCACCATCTATGTAGATCTAGCCTACCAGCCTCGAAAGGGAACTCAGAGTGAGGTAGAAGGTATCCTGGTGTTGGCCACCGATGTGACTCAGCAGGTCAGAAGCCGAAAAGAAATTGAAGCGAGTCAACAACTCTTGCGGGATCTGGTGCTATCAGCCCCTATTGGTATTAGTATCCTGAATGCGGCCGATTTGGTGATCGAAACAGTTAATGATGCGTTCATAGAAGTAGCCGGCAAAACGTATGAGCAATTGATAGGGCAGCATTACTGGGTGCCCTTTGCGGAAGTAGCGCCTTACTATGCAGACGCCTTAAGCAGGGTGGCCCAGGAAGGAGAAACGTTTTCAATCAACGAGGTAGAAATGAGGTTGATTCGGCATGGCCAGGAAGAGTTGATCTATGTCACGTTTGTCTATATGCCGATAAAAGATACGGCAGGCCGGGTACAGAAAGTGGCCGTTTGGGTATTGGAAAACACCCATCAGGTAACCCAGCGACGAAAAATCGAAGAGCAGGTCCAGCAACGCACCGAGGAACTAGCCGCAGCCAATGAAGAATTGGCGGCTACCAATGAAGAACTGGCTGGCAGTAACGAAGAGTATGCGGCCATCAATGAGGAACTGGAAGAAGCCAACTTCCTGCTGAACCGCTCCAACGACAACCTCCAGCAATTTGCCTACGTGGCCAGCCATGACCTGCAGGAGCCGCTTCGCAAAGTGCAGTCCTTTGGTGATCTGCTAACCCAGCAATACAGCGACCAACTCGGCGAGGGCGTGACGTATCTGGAACGGATGCAGGCAGCGGCCTCTCGAATGTCAGGCTTGATTAAAGATTTACTGGCCTACTCGCGCATTTCGACTCAGCGTGATAGTAGGGGCCCGGTGTCATTAGCGTCCATTGTGCAGACCGTATTGACGGATTTGGACCTGGTGATTGAAGAAACCGGGGCTCAGGTGGAGGTCAGCCCCTTACCAACCATTGACGGTGACCGTTCCCAGTTGGAGCAGCTCTTCCAGAACCTGCTGGCTAACGCGCTGAAATTTCGTCAACCGGAAGTCACCCCCAGGATTCAGGTAAAGGCGGGCTGGCTGGCGGCTGACCATCTGCCAATTGGTATTAAACCGGCTCGAAAGTCAATTGCTTATCACCGCATTGAGGTGATCGACAACGGTGTAGGCTTTGATGAGAAGTATCTGGACCGCATCTTTCAGGTCTTTCAACGCCTACATGGAAAGAGTCAGTTTGCCGGTTCAGGTATCGGCCTGGCCATCTGTGAGAAGGTGGTTACGAATCATGGCGGAGCCATCACAGCCAGTAGTCAACCTGGCCAGGGAGCAACATTCATCGTGTATTTGCCTGTCTAG
- a CDS encoding fibronectin type III domain-containing protein, with product MSYLYLRVLLIGWLFYSFSAISLVAQTSQPSDSTLCGTLDLTPAQALSLINQGKLALERKRASGVAFTAITYVPIRPHIIRNSSGTLGTLLSTINDALAKTNQYFLLNGAGIQFYFAGTTPDFIDDDQLFSYFPYPDGASVDGHDVPNAMNQYYVNRFASPNLGGYAYYPNDDLRSTRSFVYADGHRIMPHELGHNFSLIHTFGQRPGTGTTAELVTRGTGANCTTQGDLICDTPADPYLIPGASVIRSRGVDIGYDPNSTARDANGEPYAPQITNLMSYYFPLTYSFTSGQFDRMQEGLALRQSHTSYSLTAPPTEMVAPSLVVAQLTNGFVTVTWQDNSSNEMGYFIERSTSPTSGFVAIGGVGPDETSYSDYTTQLGVQYYYRIRPSNTTTGSLSPTVSIRTPSSSGMVTGLTTTQITETSAQLNWTSLGENITYDVQWRTIGSPTWELIPNVGVTNTRLSTLFEYTTYEWRVKATDSNTYTESVTFKPLCPVPQFVNAAPARISASANWNRETDAQTVTLQWRAVGSADWAAITGLTIGPYSLTGLSASTPYELRVQGVCSATDQSTFTSPLTFTTYSCQAPNSAFTSSVRSTSALVSWFTSFSDPARTFELRYRPVGTPVWNSVSSLTTSSYSLTGLANNTTYEVQVRSVCSSTEMTDFTTPNTFTTFCGLTPLGLTARASATAADMSWGFAGVPEPGSFYELEYRPVGTTTWSIVSGINNFSSYNSRLLAGLSPQTTYEARLRTRCAVNAYSGYSPVTTFSTGCNAPDRLIIQDVSSTTAKLNWGQASDEGIRFDLQYRSVGSPDWTTISNLPLPGVNSYTLTGLNSQFQYEWQVRANCSATESTTFTAGPTISLRCLIPTPAYFPAVQVTSASLTWSATETGASYEVRYRQSGSSDWLTVSGLVNPNTLVTGLTINTQYEWQVRARCSNGSYGDYSSLSTFRTASCGSPTGLSVKSNPTSARLYWGFAYANADTRYRLLYREIGANNWIFLDNLTSSSGAGYIDLAGLLPRKQYEWQIQTNCAPGENSDFVIGPDFITRCATPTGLGASTQMTSATLVWASAGLGSELYDVRYRLVGATDWITTSNLAATRLELSSLQINTAYDWQVRTLCSEAMTSDVWATSQFTTMACTIPFNLTTSALTTTSARINWSFSWATVDTRYEARYRIVGTATWTMLPNLTSYNGNGYTDLSGLTPETAYEWQIQAICSATERSNFSASVNFQTSGLCSSMYTVKAGEWNDGAVWSCSRIPLAADRVTLNHAVTLPVDYTGQVLRINYGAAGRLLFSPNSKLNLTANQN from the coding sequence ATGAGCTACCTGTATTTACGTGTCTTGTTAATTGGTTGGCTGTTTTATAGTTTTTCGGCCATATCCCTGGTCGCCCAGACCAGCCAACCATCCGATTCGACACTATGTGGCACACTTGACTTAACTCCTGCCCAGGCATTGTCTTTGATCAATCAGGGTAAATTGGCTTTAGAACGCAAGCGGGCATCAGGAGTAGCTTTTACCGCCATTACCTATGTGCCTATTCGACCTCATATCATTCGTAACAGCAGCGGGACATTAGGGACATTGCTATCGACCATCAATGATGCTCTGGCCAAAACGAATCAGTATTTTCTCCTAAATGGTGCAGGTATTCAGTTCTATTTTGCCGGAACAACGCCCGATTTTATTGATGATGATCAGCTCTTTTCGTATTTCCCCTATCCAGATGGGGCATCCGTGGATGGTCATGATGTGCCTAATGCTATGAACCAATATTACGTAAACCGATTTGCTAGCCCTAATTTAGGAGGCTATGCTTACTACCCCAATGATGATCTCCGGTCAACGCGCTCATTTGTCTATGCGGATGGACACCGTATAATGCCCCATGAATTAGGCCACAATTTTAGCCTGATTCATACATTCGGGCAACGGCCGGGTACCGGGACGACGGCTGAACTGGTAACACGAGGAACCGGAGCCAATTGTACCACGCAGGGCGATTTGATCTGCGATACTCCCGCTGACCCCTACCTGATACCGGGAGCGAGTGTGATTCGAAGTAGAGGTGTAGATATTGGTTATGATCCCAACAGCACCGCCCGTGATGCCAATGGAGAGCCGTATGCACCCCAGATTACAAATCTCATGTCGTATTATTTCCCGCTCACCTATAGCTTTACCTCAGGGCAGTTTGATCGGATGCAGGAAGGGTTGGCCTTACGCCAGTCGCATACCAGCTACTCCCTGACGGCCCCGCCCACGGAGATGGTTGCGCCTAGTTTGGTGGTGGCCCAGTTGACCAATGGATTCGTTACGGTAACCTGGCAGGATAATTCGAGTAACGAAATGGGGTATTTCATTGAACGCTCAACCTCGCCGACGAGCGGTTTTGTAGCGATTGGCGGAGTCGGACCCGATGAGACCTCCTATAGTGACTATACGACCCAACTGGGTGTTCAGTATTATTATCGTATCCGTCCATCCAACACCACAACGGGTAGTCTGAGCCCTACAGTCAGTATTCGAACTCCTTCATCGAGCGGCATGGTGACAGGCCTGACAACTACTCAGATTACGGAGACAAGCGCCCAGCTCAACTGGACTAGCCTGGGAGAAAATATAACCTACGACGTCCAGTGGCGAACCATAGGGAGCCCGACGTGGGAGCTTATCCCGAATGTAGGCGTAACCAACACACGTCTTTCTACTTTGTTTGAGTATACAACTTACGAATGGCGCGTCAAGGCAACGGATTCGAATACTTATACTGAATCGGTAACCTTCAAGCCCTTATGTCCCGTACCTCAATTTGTCAATGCTGCTCCAGCCCGTATATCAGCTTCCGCAAATTGGAACAGAGAGACTGATGCCCAAACGGTTACCCTTCAGTGGAGGGCCGTGGGATCTGCTGATTGGGCTGCCATAACCGGCTTAACAATTGGTCCGTATTCCCTCACTGGCCTGAGTGCTTCTACTCCGTACGAATTAAGAGTTCAGGGCGTTTGTTCGGCAACGGATCAATCCACCTTCACCAGCCCGCTCACCTTTACCACCTATTCCTGTCAGGCACCTAATTCAGCCTTTACCTCCTCTGTGCGATCAACCTCAGCGCTGGTGAGCTGGTTTACCTCCTTTTCTGACCCAGCCCGGACTTTCGAGTTACGGTATCGTCCAGTTGGAACACCAGTCTGGAATAGTGTTAGTAGTTTAACAACTTCCAGCTACTCGCTCACCGGACTGGCCAACAACACTACGTATGAAGTTCAGGTTAGAAGTGTCTGCTCATCAACAGAGATGACAGACTTTACTACCCCGAATACCTTTACTACCTTTTGTGGGTTGACGCCCTTAGGTCTCACAGCCAGGGCGTCTGCTACGGCCGCAGACATGTCCTGGGGCTTTGCGGGGGTACCCGAACCAGGTAGTTTCTACGAGCTGGAGTATCGCCCGGTGGGCACTACAACCTGGAGTATCGTCTCGGGGATCAACAACTTCAGCTCCTATAATTCTCGTCTGTTAGCAGGTTTGTCGCCCCAAACGACCTACGAGGCCCGCCTGCGAACCCGATGCGCCGTCAATGCCTACTCCGGTTATTCGCCGGTTACTACCTTTTCCACCGGCTGCAATGCCCCGGATCGGTTAATAATACAAGATGTTTCATCAACGACGGCGAAGCTCAATTGGGGACAAGCTTCCGATGAAGGGATACGTTTTGATTTGCAGTATCGGTCAGTAGGCTCACCTGATTGGACAACGATTAGCAACTTACCATTACCTGGGGTCAACAGCTATACCCTGACTGGACTAAATAGCCAATTTCAGTACGAGTGGCAGGTCCGGGCCAACTGTTCGGCAACGGAAAGTACAACGTTCACGGCAGGGCCTACTATTTCACTCCGGTGTCTGATACCAACGCCAGCTTATTTTCCAGCTGTTCAGGTTACCTCAGCTTCATTGACCTGGTCTGCGACCGAAACCGGAGCCAGTTATGAGGTACGCTATCGACAGAGCGGCAGCTCAGACTGGCTAACAGTCAGCGGGTTAGTTAACCCCAATACTCTGGTCACAGGCCTAACGATAAACACCCAGTACGAGTGGCAAGTCCGGGCACGCTGTTCGAATGGCTCCTACGGCGATTATTCCAGCCTCTCTACCTTTCGTACAGCCAGCTGCGGATCACCCACTGGCTTATCGGTGAAGAGCAATCCTACCTCGGCCCGGCTATACTGGGGCTTTGCCTATGCGAATGCCGATACCCGCTATCGGCTTTTATACCGGGAGATCGGCGCCAATAACTGGATCTTTCTCGACAATCTGACCAGTTCGAGTGGGGCGGGGTATATTGATTTGGCGGGCTTGCTGCCCCGCAAGCAGTATGAATGGCAGATTCAGACCAATTGCGCACCCGGTGAAAATTCAGATTTTGTTATCGGACCCGATTTTATCACCCGATGTGCAACGCCTACAGGTTTAGGTGCTTCCACTCAAATGACGTCAGCTACCCTGGTTTGGGCTTCGGCTGGTTTAGGCAGTGAACTGTATGACGTGCGGTATCGATTGGTAGGAGCTACAGACTGGATTACAACCAGCAATTTGGCTGCTACCAGGCTTGAACTGTCGAGCCTACAGATTAATACTGCCTACGATTGGCAAGTTCGAACCCTTTGTAGCGAAGCAATGACCTCGGATGTATGGGCGACCAGTCAATTCACGACAATGGCCTGTACTATTCCATTTAACCTAACTACCAGCGCCCTAACGACTACTTCGGCCCGTATTAACTGGAGTTTTTCGTGGGCAACTGTCGATACCCGTTACGAAGCTCGCTACCGGATAGTGGGAACGGCTACCTGGACAATGTTGCCTAATTTGACCAGTTACAACGGGAATGGCTATACGGATCTGAGTGGACTAACACCTGAGACGGCTTATGAATGGCAGATTCAGGCAATCTGTTCGGCTACTGAGCGATCGAATTTCTCTGCCTCGGTTAACTTTCAGACAAGCGGTCTTTGTTCGAGTATGTACACGGTAAAGGCTGGCGAGTGGAATGATGGGGCTGTCTGGTCGTGTAGTCGAATCCCTCTTGCCGCAGACAGGGTCACATTAAATCATGCTGTTACATTGCCTGTTGATTACACGGGGCAGGTCCTTCGGATTAATTATGGAGCTGCTGGCCGGCTACTGTTTAGCCCCAACAGTAAATTAAACTTAACTGCTAATCAAAATTGA
- a CDS encoding PorT family protein, translating into MKIWTCIGFCGLFLLGSLTLTFGQSRFAVAVNLAPIYAHTDYKLDLPFPDLNTQLPTTVVTSASHALNYMLGLSARYSFSPKWSASTGIWATHGLDGTSHIDINGISTQLPYRYSHPFTNAYKVPLLVNYQSSTKRLSPYFSLGASLDFRSISYVDLDGTGEEVPVKFGKALAITPLIGIGAIYQLNNHLLLIAQPTMQYNLQDHSGYSYYHSYQIGLQMQLMHLF; encoded by the coding sequence ATGAAAATTTGGACTTGCATCGGCTTTTGCGGACTCTTTCTTCTTGGAAGCCTTACCTTGACCTTTGGACAAAGTAGATTCGCTGTGGCCGTCAACCTGGCACCCATTTATGCCCATACGGATTATAAGTTAGACCTGCCTTTTCCTGACCTGAACACTCAATTACCAACAACAGTCGTTACCTCAGCTTCGCATGCACTCAATTATATGCTTGGCCTGTCTGCCCGTTATAGCTTCTCCCCAAAATGGTCGGCTTCGACAGGCATTTGGGCCACTCATGGCTTAGATGGCACCTCTCATATCGATATAAACGGCATTTCCACTCAACTCCCCTATCGCTATAGTCATCCCTTTACCAATGCTTATAAGGTGCCTTTATTGGTGAATTATCAATCATCCACCAAACGGCTTTCTCCCTATTTTTCGCTGGGTGCTTCCCTGGACTTCAGAAGTATTAGTTATGTTGATTTGGATGGCACCGGCGAGGAAGTGCCAGTCAAGTTTGGCAAAGCTTTAGCCATCACTCCGCTGATTGGAATCGGAGCCATCTACCAGCTGAACAATCACCTGCTGCTTATTGCTCAACCGACGATGCAGTATAATCTCCAAGATCATTCTGGATATTCATACTATCATTCCTATCAAATAGGCTTACAAATGCAGTTAATGCATCTGTTTTAA
- a CDS encoding porin family protein, which translates to MKLFLSITLSLLFMGSELFGQQKRFSFGVKAGVNFSNAKEFTNDYTHGGNPKAKWGYQVGFSTDYSVTNSVYFQSGLSLTTKGTRHQGAEIWIGSTTPPTTFWESTTNQVYLQLPLLLGYKINLSNLAKMRVNAGPYIAYGIGGKEIIKEKTIPASVRDDKRFTSDTFGKDYRRYSPYNLKRQDYGISLGLGIDYKKVVLSFDYQVGLLNVAEANERDTAPLPVDYRNRNLSLIVGYIF; encoded by the coding sequence ATGAAGCTTTTTTTATCAATCACTTTGTCTTTGTTGTTTATGGGTAGCGAATTATTTGGCCAGCAAAAGCGATTTTCATTTGGCGTCAAAGCAGGTGTCAATTTTTCAAATGCCAAAGAATTTACCAATGACTATACGCATGGAGGTAACCCGAAAGCTAAATGGGGATATCAAGTTGGCTTTAGTACTGACTACTCGGTAACAAACTCTGTTTACTTCCAGTCAGGGCTTTCGCTGACTACGAAAGGAACCAGACACCAGGGCGCCGAGATTTGGATTGGTAGCACTACTCCTCCCACTACGTTTTGGGAAAGCACAACGAACCAGGTTTATCTTCAACTGCCTCTGCTGTTGGGTTACAAAATTAACTTGTCAAACTTGGCAAAAATGCGTGTCAATGCGGGCCCTTATATAGCCTATGGGATTGGAGGAAAGGAAATTATAAAAGAGAAAACTATTCCCGCATCCGTTAGAGATGACAAACGATTCACAAGCGATACGTTTGGTAAAGACTACCGTAGGTATTCTCCCTACAACCTGAAAAGACAAGACTACGGGATAAGTTTAGGCCTTGGCATTGACTACAAGAAAGTTGTTTTAAGTTTTGACTACCAGGTGGGCTTGTTAAATGTCGCTGAAGCGAACGAGCGAGATACAGCTCCTCTACCTGTAGATTATCGAAACAGAAATTTGTCATTGATAGTCGGGTATATTTTCTAA